One Patescibacteria group bacterium DNA segment encodes these proteins:
- a CDS encoding GerMN domain-containing protein — translation MKKTLIILVVIVIILILTVIGVRIFSGEDNWICVDGQWQKHGNPSAEKPTTGCGTENINEDLSDAEIKDVQLSDIISSPLEFTGQAKGSWFFESSFPVKIIDDKGQELGSGIATAQGDWMTEDFVPFTAKVDFKHGQATSGFVVLSKDNPSGLAVNDASMKIPVNFSNQEKIIVKVYFGNNQFDPQVLCNKVFAVNRQVVKTVATARVALDQLLSGPTTEEFNIGYFTSLNPGVKIQKLEIANGVASVDFDKSLEQGVGGSCRVAAIRAQITETLMQFPTIDKVVISINGRVEDILQP, via the coding sequence ATGAAAAAAACGTTGATCATTTTGGTAGTAATTGTGATTATTTTAATTTTGACGGTGATTGGCGTTAGGATTTTTAGTGGCGAAGACAATTGGATCTGTGTTGACGGTCAGTGGCAAAAGCATGGTAATCCTAGCGCGGAAAAACCAACAACTGGTTGCGGTACGGAAAATATAAACGAAGATTTGTCGGATGCCGAGATTAAGGATGTTCAACTGTCAGATATTATTTCTAGTCCGTTAGAGTTTACCGGCCAAGCAAAAGGCAGTTGGTTTTTTGAATCTAGTTTTCCAGTCAAAATTATAGATGATAAAGGACAGGAATTAGGCAGCGGTATAGCGACCGCGCAAGGGGATTGGATGACCGAAGATTTTGTTCCCTTTACTGCCAAAGTTGATTTTAAACATGGTCAAGCCACAAGTGGCTTTGTTGTTCTTAGCAAAGACAATCCCTCGGGACTAGCGGTAAATGACGCCTCAATGAAAATACCGGTTAATTTTAGCAATCAGGAAAAAATTATAGTTAAGGTTTATTTTGGCAATAATCAGTTTGATCCGCAAGTTTTATGTAATAAAGTTTTTGCTGTTAATAGGCAAGTGGTTAAAACCGTTGCTACGGCTAGAGTAGCTCTCGATCAACTGTTATCCGGACCAACGACAGAAGAGTTTAATATTGGTTATTTTACTTCTTTAAATCCTGGTGTTAAGATTCAAAAACTGGAAATTGCTAACGGCGTAGCTTCGGTCGATTTTGACAAAAGCCTAGAGCAAGGTGTCGGCGGATCTTGTCGTGTCGCTGCTATCCGTGCTCAGATTACGGAAACGTTGATGCAGTTTCCGACGATTGATAAAGTGGTTATTTCTATTAACGGTCGTGTTGAAGATATTTTGCAGCCATGA